In 'Nostoc azollae' 0708, the following are encoded in one genomic region:
- the argF gene encoding ornithine carbamoyltransferase translates to MAALIGRDLLGLADLSSTELQELLEMATQLKSQQLKLHSNKVLGLLFSKASTRTRVSFTVAMYQLGGQVIDLNPNVTQVSRGEPVQDTARVLDRYLDILAIRTFAQQELEIFANYAKIPVINALTDLEHPCQVLADLQTIQEYFGTLAGLTLAYVGDGNNVANSLMLGCALAGMHVQVAFPSGYAPDAEIVEKARAVANNKTEVVLTHDPKAAAEGAHILYTDVWASMGQEAEADNRLPIFQPYQISEQLLGLADPQAIVLHCLPAHRGEEITEEVIEGSQSKVWDQAENRLHAQKALLASILGAE, encoded by the coding sequence ATGGCAGCATTGATCGGACGAGATTTATTAGGTCTGGCGGATCTTAGTTCCACAGAACTGCAAGAACTTCTAGAAATGGCAACTCAACTGAAGTCACAACAGTTAAAGTTGCATTCTAATAAGGTTTTGGGTTTATTGTTCTCCAAAGCATCAACTCGCACACGAGTAAGTTTTACTGTAGCAATGTATCAGCTTGGTGGACAGGTTATTGATCTCAATCCTAATGTGACACAAGTAAGTAGGGGAGAACCTGTACAAGATACGGCTAGGGTATTGGATCGTTATTTGGATATTCTCGCAATTCGCACTTTTGCCCAGCAAGAGTTAGAAATATTTGCGAATTATGCCAAAATTCCTGTAATTAATGCCTTGACAGATTTAGAACATCCCTGTCAGGTGTTGGCTGATTTACAGACGATTCAAGAATATTTTGGGACTTTGGCTGGTTTAACTTTAGCTTATGTGGGTGATGGAAATAATGTAGCTAATTCCCTCATGCTGGGTTGTGCGTTGGCAGGAATGCATGTGCAGGTTGCTTTTCCTTCGGGATATGCACCTGATGCGGAAATTGTAGAAAAAGCTAGGGCAGTAGCTAATAATAAAACTGAAGTTGTTCTCACTCATGACCCCAAAGCAGCCGCAGAAGGCGCACACATTCTATATACTGATGTTTGGGCAAGTATGGGGCAAGAAGCAGAAGCTGACAACCGCTTACCCATCTTCCAACCTTATCAGATTTCTGAACAATTATTAGGTCTTGCCGATCCACAGGCAATCGTTTTACACTGTCTACCAGCCCATCGCGGTGAAGAAATTACTGAGGAAGTAATCGAAGGTTCTCAATCAAAGGTTTGGGATCAGGCAGAAAATAGATTACATGCTCAAAAGGCTTTACTGGCTAGTATTTTAGGGGCAGAATAA
- a CDS encoding S-layer homology domain-containing protein produces MDWAKASILAAGERNILKGYPHATFRPDAPVTRAEFVAII; encoded by the coding sequence ATTGATTGGGCAAAAGCATCTATTCTCGCGGCTGGGGAGCGTAATATACTCAAAGGTTATCCACATGCTACTTTTCGTCCTGATGCACCTGTGACTCGTGCAGAATTTGTGGCTATTATTTAG